The following are encoded together in the Streptomyces asoensis genome:
- a CDS encoding TetR/AcrR family transcriptional regulator: MSANNDGPAEADSPTGSHEAASATGGHEVPASKSEQTRALILETAMRLFQERGYDKTTMRAIAQEAGVSVGNAYYYFAGKEHLIQGFYDRLAAEHREAVRDVLARETGLEARLAGVLRVWLDVAAPYHEFAVQFFKNAADPDSPLSPFSAESEHARREAIAVHQEVLEGSKAKVPEELREVLPELMWLSQMGLVMYWIYDRTPGRERSYRLAGRGARLTARGVALARFRVLRPLVLEVHDLFTDFLPGMTNALPDPTREPRRKK; the protein is encoded by the coding sequence GTGTCCGCGAACAACGACGGTCCCGCCGAGGCCGATTCCCCGACCGGGTCCCATGAGGCCGCCTCCGCGACCGGAGGTCATGAGGTCCCCGCGTCCAAGTCCGAGCAGACCCGCGCGCTGATCCTGGAGACGGCGATGCGGCTGTTCCAGGAGCGCGGCTACGACAAGACCACCATGCGGGCCATCGCCCAGGAGGCCGGGGTATCGGTCGGCAACGCCTACTACTACTTCGCGGGCAAGGAGCACCTGATCCAGGGCTTCTACGACCGGCTGGCCGCCGAGCACCGCGAGGCCGTCCGGGACGTCCTGGCGCGGGAGACCGGCCTGGAGGCCCGGCTGGCGGGCGTGCTGCGGGTCTGGCTGGACGTGGCCGCGCCGTACCACGAGTTCGCGGTGCAGTTCTTCAAGAACGCCGCCGACCCGGACAGCCCGCTCAGCCCCTTCTCCGCGGAGTCGGAGCACGCCCGCAGGGAGGCCATCGCCGTCCACCAGGAGGTCCTCGAGGGGTCGAAGGCGAAGGTGCCGGAGGAACTGCGCGAGGTGCTGCCGGAGTTGATGTGGCTGTCCCAGATGGGACTCGTCATGTACTGGATCTACGACCGCACGCCGGGGCGCGAACGCAGCTACCGGCTGGCCGGGCGGGGCGCGCGCCTCACCGCGCGGGGTGTGGCGCTGGCCCGCTTCCGGGTCCTGCGGCCGCTCGTGCTCGAGGTGCACGACCTGTTCACGGACTTCCTGCCCGGCATGACCAACGCCCTCCCGGACCCCACCCGCGAACCCCGCAGGAAGAAGTGA